The following DNA comes from Deltaproteobacteria bacterium.
TATTACCGAGTTGGTACCTGGAGGCAGACACTGCCCAGTATTCACCCAGAAGGCATCTACACCCAGTTTCAAGCGTATGGGCTTCTCCGGGGCAGCTCCGAAGGTGCGCTTTGCCTCCAGAGCAATGCCGTCCATGGCCGCAGAGTGAAATGTGGGCACAGAAAAACGGGCAAAGACCGGAGCAGCAGTCACCCTCCCGGCTGATTCAGTGGTAGCTATCTTCTCCACGGAAAGCATGGTGGAAAGGTCCCAGTGTCCAAGAAAAATCTCCACTGCTTCCTGCAGAGATTTCATCTTCAAATATATCCGCCGTGCCATAGAACTCCTCTTGTTGATTGAACTCCTGACATGCAGCTGGCTGCAGCCCCATGGTGACTGGCAGTATAAATGTTGGGGCATTGTCGAAGCCCCGCTACAGCAGCCAGACCTCGACCTCTGCGCCGCCATAGATGCCCTCAGAGTAGCGTTCGATCCGCACCAGGCCGTCGGCCTTCACCAGCGGGGATATGAGCCCAGAAGGTCCGAAAAGCGGCTCAGCCTCCAGCACTCCTGCCTTTCTTGTCAGTCTGACCCTGACAAAATCCTCCCGGCCCTGTTTGGAGGGCACATTGCGGCTGAGTCTGGCCGCCAGCGGCCAGCCCCTCCCCAGTGCGGGCTCCATGCCGGCAAGATAATCAATGAAAGGCCGCACCAGCACCTGAAATACCACCAGAGCCGAGGTGACATGTCCGGGAAGACCCCAGAATGCCTTGCTGCCGATGCGCAAGAGTATGGTTGGTTTGCCGGGACTGATAGCCACCCCGTGGACCAGCACCTCACTATCTGCAAATGAAGAGAGCACCTCCAGTGTCAGGTCCCGGGTGCCAACCGACGATCCACCAGAGATGAGACAGATATCAGCCTGCGCCAGGGCCTGCTCACAACTGCGCCGCAGCGGCTCGTACTGATCCGCCACCAGGCCGACAAGCACTGGTTCACCACCTGCATGGCGCACCATGGCAGCCAGACTGTGGAGGTTGATGTCGCGTATCTGACCAGGCAGAGGAGTCTCTTCCAGCGGCACGATCTCATCGCCAGTGCTGATAATGGCTACTCGAGGCCTGCGTCTCACTGAGACCGAGACATGCCCAATGCCCGCCAGCAAGCCGATATCCTGCGGCCGTAGCCGCCTTGCTGTCGGCAGTACCTCCGCCCCAGCTTCACAGTCATCGCCCGGCTGAATCACGTTTTCCAGGGGCGCCACGCTGCGGCCGACAGCCA
Coding sequences within:
- a CDS encoding molybdopterin molybdotransferase MoeA, which gives rise to MKTQFFHVKTREEVWAEYCRFPLLPCEEVPLDQADNRVLAAPVLAAEDLPSFPRSTVDGYAVRARDTFGASESLPSLLQLVGEVLMGQEAGIELGAGQTVRIPTGGMLPRNADAVVMVEYTEELDSRSVAVGRSVAPLENVIQPGDDCEAGAEVLPTARRLRPQDIGLLAGIGHVSVSVRRRPRVAIISTGDEIVPLEETPLPGQIRDINLHSLAAMVRHAGGEPVLVGLVADQYEPLRRSCEQALAQADICLISGGSSVGTRDLTLEVLSSFADSEVLVHGVAISPGKPTILLRIGSKAFWGLPGHVTSALVVFQVLVRPFIDYLAGMEPALGRGWPLAARLSRNVPSKQGREDFVRVRLTRKAGVLEAEPLFGPSGLISPLVKADGLVRIERYSEGIYGGAEVEVWLL